In one window of Pseudodesulfovibrio sediminis DNA:
- a CDS encoding division/cell wall cluster transcriptional repressor MraZ, with translation MLFFGHAHRSLDDKGRLILPPEFRDVIRENVPEGYVVLTIYGNQVIGITPSQWDHAVKEFMSVKAPDNDLEEEMLLFFSCYTKAPVSKQGRIAIPADLRKSGGLEGNVTVLGAGRKFVIRPEDGFDNLLNRKRDISRQLAENNLDLKI, from the coding sequence ATGCTGTTTTTTGGCCATGCACACAGAAGCCTTGACGATAAGGGGCGGCTCATTTTGCCCCCCGAGTTCAGGGATGTCATCCGGGAGAACGTCCCGGAAGGCTATGTGGTGCTGACCATTTACGGCAACCAGGTCATCGGCATTACTCCTTCTCAATGGGACCATGCTGTCAAGGAATTCATGAGCGTCAAGGCACCGGACAACGATTTGGAAGAAGAGATGCTTCTCTTTTTCTCCTGCTACACCAAAGCTCCCGTCAGCAAACAGGGCCGCATCGCCATTCCCGCGGACCTGCGCAAGAGCGGTGGCCTGGAAGGCAACGTAACAGTACTGGGTGCCGGACGTAAATTTGTAATCCGTCCCGAAGATGGTTTTGACAATCTGCTCAACAGAAAACGGGATATCTCGCGTCAGTTGGCCGAGAACAATCTCGATCTGAAGATATAG
- a CDS encoding UDP-N-acetylmuramoyl-L-alanyl-D-glutamate--2,6-diaminopimelate ligase → MFLFSGSHSGKEEETGVMEFETLLTKAKKGLVVRTDSRKIQKGECFVAMPGTAVRGIDYIPSALDNGAKYIVAPKAARDLVAPVVENKAVAVYHDNPAIALGELARAYFQVEQRDIKLVGITGTNGKTTTSYILEHLLTTAGLKVGVLGTVSYRWPGFEMDAPLTTPDCWMIHELLFNMKKADVDVVIMEVSSHALDQYRVAGLDFHAGIFTNLTQDHLDYHGTMEDYFRAKSMLFKDYPLPRKANVLNFNDPYGRRLLAEVEDGIGYGIGDTNLVEQEVGNKPLLQGRILSMTGQGMEIETSFKGKSWLIKSPLIGAFNAMNLLAAQAVGLHLGLNCKDMRKLSTFAGVPGRLERVINDRDLDIFVDYAHTPDALINVQKSLKELDFNRLITVFGCGGDRDKTKRPLMAEAAAKYADVAVLTSDNPRSEQPEAIMADARPGLTGAARIIEHPDRQTAINLAVMEMQPGDALLIAGKGHEDYQVIGSETIHFSDKEAAMKAIKEKYS, encoded by the coding sequence ATGTTTTTATTCTCTGGCTCTCATAGCGGCAAGGAAGAGGAAACCGGCGTCATGGAATTTGAAACCCTGCTTACCAAAGCGAAAAAGGGACTGGTGGTACGCACCGATTCACGCAAAATCCAGAAAGGGGAATGCTTTGTTGCCATGCCCGGCACGGCTGTGCGCGGCATCGACTACATCCCCAGCGCACTGGACAACGGCGCGAAGTACATAGTTGCCCCCAAAGCGGCCCGTGATCTGGTCGCCCCTGTGGTCGAGAACAAGGCCGTGGCCGTGTACCACGACAACCCGGCCATCGCTCTGGGCGAGTTGGCCCGCGCCTACTTCCAGGTGGAACAGCGGGACATCAAGCTGGTGGGCATCACCGGCACGAACGGCAAGACCACAACGTCGTATATCCTTGAACACCTGCTCACCACCGCGGGCCTGAAGGTAGGCGTCCTCGGCACGGTCAGTTATCGCTGGCCGGGCTTTGAAATGGACGCCCCGCTGACCACGCCCGACTGTTGGATGATCCACGAACTCCTCTTCAACATGAAGAAGGCGGACGTGGACGTGGTCATCATGGAAGTCTCCTCCCACGCACTGGATCAGTATCGTGTGGCCGGACTCGACTTTCACGCAGGCATTTTCACCAATCTCACCCAGGATCATCTGGACTACCACGGCACCATGGAAGACTACTTCCGGGCCAAATCAATGCTTTTCAAGGACTACCCGCTGCCCCGCAAGGCCAACGTGCTCAACTTCAACGATCCCTATGGCCGCCGCCTTCTGGCCGAAGTCGAAGACGGCATAGGCTACGGCATCGGCGACACCAATCTGGTGGAGCAGGAAGTGGGCAACAAGCCCCTCCTTCAGGGACGCATACTCTCCATGACCGGACAGGGCATGGAGATCGAGACCTCGTTCAAGGGCAAGAGTTGGCTGATCAAATCGCCGCTCATAGGCGCGTTCAACGCCATGAACCTGCTGGCCGCACAGGCCGTCGGCCTGCACCTCGGCCTGAACTGCAAGGACATGCGCAAACTGTCCACATTCGCCGGGGTACCCGGCAGGCTGGAGCGGGTCATAAACGACCGCGACCTCGATATTTTCGTGGATTATGCCCACACGCCCGATGCCCTTATCAACGTGCAGAAATCGCTCAAGGAGCTTGACTTCAACCGCTTGATAACGGTGTTCGGCTGCGGCGGAGACCGCGACAAGACCAAACGCCCACTCATGGCCGAGGCGGCCGCCAAGTATGCGGATGTGGCTGTCCTCACTTCGGACAACCCGCGCAGCGAACAGCCCGAGGCGATCATGGCAGACGCCCGCCCCGGCCTGACCGGCGCGGCCCGCATCATCGAACACCCGGACCGGCAGACCGCCATCAATCTGGCTGTCATGGAAATGCAGCCCGGCGACGCCCTGCTCATCGCGGGCAAGGGCCACGAAGACTATCAGGTCATCGGCTCCGAAACCATTCACTTCTCCGACAAGGAAGCGGCCATGAAGGCCATAAAGGAAAAATATTCGTGA
- a CDS encoding HD-GYP domain-containing protein produces MSSSQKHDIPDGLNEEYYQISTDILGSFNKYRPPLNIFRFKEDVARIMPYYKVGGRLTNEQVAELLEMTQDGMVFVSREDHPVYVKHISFQLDLVLVDKNLKEKEIADIFTQALTRRLAEFFEQPVKGVFEKLWVDLMVLTEYLYEDIRRARALVRRLHTEHSLENHSVNTGFLGVALLGKIKEKNFQDTIKRKTFDNLVAGLFIHDLGMAKVPVFIRTKDKPLTGEERNKINSHTKVGFEMLNKLGLRFAEMEQCVTEHHERCNGSGYPLKSIKQEFPGRLCAVADSFCAMISNRPYAKGKGMVQAAMELTQDAKYDREITKALQMLLMMDLKMKP; encoded by the coding sequence ATGAGTTCATCCCAGAAGCATGATATCCCGGACGGTCTCAACGAGGAATACTACCAGATAAGCACTGATATCCTCGGTAGCTTCAACAAATATCGCCCGCCGCTCAATATCTTCCGGTTCAAGGAAGATGTGGCTCGTATCATGCCCTATTACAAGGTGGGCGGGCGGCTGACCAATGAACAGGTCGCCGAGCTTTTGGAGATGACGCAGGATGGGATGGTTTTTGTTTCTCGCGAGGATCATCCCGTCTATGTCAAGCATATCAGCTTTCAGCTTGACCTCGTTCTGGTGGACAAGAACCTCAAGGAAAAGGAAATCGCGGATATTTTCACCCAGGCCTTGACCCGTCGGTTGGCAGAGTTTTTCGAGCAGCCGGTCAAGGGTGTGTTTGAAAAACTGTGGGTGGATTTGATGGTCCTGACCGAATATCTCTACGAGGACATTCGTCGCGCAAGGGCTTTGGTCAGGCGTCTGCACACTGAGCATTCTCTGGAAAATCATTCGGTGAATACCGGTTTTCTGGGTGTCGCGTTGCTGGGCAAGATAAAGGAAAAAAACTTTCAGGACACCATCAAACGCAAGACGTTCGATAATTTGGTGGCCGGTCTGTTCATCCACGATCTGGGGATGGCCAAGGTGCCTGTTTTCATTCGTACCAAGGATAAACCCCTGACCGGTGAGGAACGGAACAAGATCAATAGTCACACCAAGGTCGGATTCGAGATGCTGAACAAGCTCGGGCTTCGGTTTGCCGAGATGGAGCAATGCGTCACAGAGCATCACGAACGGTGCAACGGGTCCGGCTATCCGCTCAAATCCATCAAGCAGGAATTCCCGGGTCGCCTGTGCGCCGTGGCCGATTCCTTTTGCGCCATGATCTCCAATCGTCCCTATGCCAAGGGCAAGGGGATGGTGCAGGCAGCCATGGAGTTGACGCAGGACGCCAAGTATGACCGCGAGATCACCAAGGCCCTGCAGATGCTGTTGATGATGGATCTCAAAATGAAGCCTTAG
- a CDS encoding penicillin-binding transpeptidase domain-containing protein: MAQDTKGRTDHSTIKIGFVMALFGLALGGLWFRAGWVQIHEGEKLAAKADRQSHVTEYKFGERGRILDRNGQMLATSIESKSVCAHPYKITNVDVAADMLSRELGIRRTTIYKKLKSKRNFVWIKRQVTDRESSAVLKSKLPGVVLTSEYHRIYPNEHLAGQILGFVDIDGKGREGIERIYNDRLKPSEAKFVVQRDRKNGRYTLDISRQDVDINGQDIRLTIDIQIQHAAEQALAKSIAKYDARSGIVLVVDVSTGDILAMANQPFFNPNTVRSSKAYQRRLRALTDSYEPGSTLKPILFAAALEEKVIEPDTLINCENGRWHVARRLIRDTHPEQWLPANKVLRYSSNIGSAKIGMELGAERYYSYLAKLGFGEKTNIGLPGESSGIMRPAARWTSVDLAAISFGQGIGATALQMAKAFLCIANQGATRELNLVKSPKAERKNVSVQVFSPETTAKVLSMMKDVVHEDGTGRSARIEGITMAGKTGTAQKASPKGGYGDQYLSSFVALVPADNPELMVITMIDEPQKANYGSMVAAPVCREVTVRTLAYHGKLSETLVADDAEIVPMDEIVESAKSDIGPAQVQAVIDTDRVPNIAGMPVRRALEVLVKMGIVPVLKGTGMTVKRQKPAAGTPWPEDQTSEGEDDVFILWLS, from the coding sequence ATGGCACAGGACACGAAAGGGCGCACAGATCACAGCACGATCAAAATAGGGTTTGTAATGGCCCTGTTTGGTCTTGCTTTGGGTGGTCTGTGGTTCCGCGCCGGATGGGTGCAAATCCATGAAGGCGAAAAATTGGCCGCAAAGGCCGACAGGCAGAGCCACGTAACCGAATACAAGTTCGGCGAGCGCGGCCGTATTCTCGATCGCAACGGTCAGATGCTTGCAACGTCCATCGAGTCCAAATCCGTCTGCGCCCATCCCTACAAGATCACCAATGTGGATGTGGCCGCGGATATGCTCTCCCGCGAGCTGGGCATTCGCCGCACCACAATCTACAAGAAGCTCAAGTCCAAAAGAAATTTCGTCTGGATCAAACGGCAGGTCACGGACCGCGAGTCCTCTGCCGTGCTCAAATCCAAACTCCCCGGCGTGGTCCTGACCAGTGAATATCACCGCATTTACCCCAATGAACATCTTGCAGGACAAATCCTCGGCTTCGTGGACATCGACGGCAAAGGTCGCGAAGGCATCGAGCGGATCTACAACGACCGCCTCAAACCGAGCGAAGCCAAGTTCGTGGTCCAGCGCGACCGCAAGAACGGCCGCTACACCCTCGACATCTCAAGACAGGACGTGGACATCAACGGTCAGGACATACGGCTGACCATCGACATCCAGATCCAGCACGCCGCGGAACAGGCTCTGGCCAAATCCATTGCCAAATACGACGCCCGCTCCGGCATTGTGCTCGTTGTCGATGTTTCAACCGGCGACATTCTGGCCATGGCCAACCAGCCCTTCTTCAACCCGAACACGGTTCGCTCTTCCAAGGCCTACCAGCGCAGACTGCGTGCCCTGACCGATTCCTACGAGCCGGGTTCAACATTGAAGCCGATCCTGTTCGCTGCCGCCCTTGAAGAGAAAGTCATCGAACCGGACACGCTTATCAACTGCGAAAACGGCCGCTGGCATGTCGCCCGCAGGCTCATCCGCGACACCCACCCGGAGCAATGGCTGCCCGCAAACAAGGTGCTGCGGTACTCCTCCAACATCGGTTCAGCCAAGATCGGCATGGAACTCGGTGCAGAGCGCTATTACTCCTATCTGGCCAAACTCGGTTTTGGCGAAAAGACCAATATCGGCCTCCCCGGCGAGTCCTCCGGCATCATGCGGCCTGCCGCACGATGGACGTCCGTTGATCTCGCGGCCATCAGCTTCGGACAGGGCATCGGCGCCACAGCCCTGCAAATGGCCAAGGCATTTCTCTGTATCGCCAATCAGGGCGCAACGCGCGAACTCAATCTGGTCAAATCACCAAAGGCCGAACGCAAGAACGTCTCGGTACAGGTTTTCAGTCCCGAAACCACGGCCAAGGTCCTGTCCATGATGAAGGACGTGGTTCACGAAGACGGCACAGGACGCAGCGCGCGCATCGAAGGCATCACCATGGCGGGCAAGACCGGCACCGCACAGAAAGCCTCTCCCAAGGGCGGCTACGGCGATCAATATCTTTCCTCCTTCGTCGCCCTGGTCCCGGCCGACAACCCCGAGCTGATGGTCATCACCATGATCGACGAACCGCAGAAGGCCAACTACGGCTCCATGGTGGCGGCACCGGTCTGCCGCGAGGTGACCGTGCGCACGCTGGCCTACCACGGCAAGCTCTCCGAAACACTTGTGGCGGATGATGCCGAAATCGTGCCCATGGATGAGATCGTGGAAAGCGCCAAGTCGGATATCGGCCCGGCGCAGGTACAGGCCGTCATCGACACGGACCGTGTTCCGAACATCGCTGGCATGCCCGTCCGAAGGGCACTCGAAGTTTTAGTGAAAATGGGAATTGTCCCTGTGCTCAAAGGCACGGGAATGACGGTCAAACGGCAGAAACCCGCGGCGGGTACACCCTGGCCGGAAGACCAAACTTCGGAGGGAGAGGATGATGTTTTTATTCTCTGGCTCTCATAG
- the pyk gene encoding pyruvate kinase, giving the protein MDRHIKIIATLGPGTDSYEAVKELVESGAKIFRLNFSHGGREFFAKMVEIIRRLEEETELTLTVLQDLSGPKIRTCDVGLGTFEVNKGDEVMLGSSDKYKDDGAPFICLDIPEMFEGVKVGDPVALGDGVIRFRVVEIEEPQLIRLEATNAGICPPRKGITFPGMKTPLAPLTEKDKADLAIGMDLGVDVVAMSFVQKPEDICNLRAEMIQYGRRVPIIAKIERTAALECLDEILTEADGIMVARGDLGLELDLAELPAAQKRIIKACNRLGKPVIVATQMLLSMVNSPMATRAETTDVANAILDGADCVMLSEETAVGRYPGEAVKFMRKIAYEIEAYMVESGMVNISVDGVKEHPSTFLAHAAAMLAGKTDAKAIVCHSTSGATSRILSSCRPAQSIYALSSDSTVRHFTNLSLGVIPAKPLDVIDDHQERAEVFVRQSPAFDEGDIVIITAGQPIKGKSVTQTNVVKLYEKLKKVAS; this is encoded by the coding sequence ATGGACAGGCATATCAAGATTATTGCCACGCTGGGACCAGGAACGGACAGCTATGAAGCGGTCAAGGAGTTGGTTGAGTCCGGGGCAAAGATTTTCAGGCTCAATTTTTCCCATGGTGGGCGTGAATTTTTCGCCAAAATGGTGGAGATTATCCGCAGGCTTGAGGAGGAGACCGAGCTGACCCTGACCGTGTTGCAGGACCTCTCCGGACCCAAGATCCGTACCTGTGATGTCGGGCTCGGCACGTTTGAGGTCAACAAGGGTGACGAGGTCATGCTTGGTTCATCCGATAAATACAAGGACGACGGAGCGCCGTTCATCTGCCTGGATATCCCGGAGATGTTCGAAGGCGTGAAGGTCGGTGATCCCGTGGCGCTGGGTGACGGTGTCATCCGGTTCAGAGTGGTCGAGATCGAGGAGCCGCAGCTCATTCGTCTGGAAGCCACCAACGCGGGTATCTGCCCGCCCCGGAAAGGCATTACCTTCCCGGGTATGAAGACTCCGCTGGCTCCGCTTACCGAAAAGGACAAGGCGGATCTGGCCATCGGCATGGACCTCGGGGTCGATGTGGTGGCCATGAGTTTTGTCCAGAAGCCCGAAGATATCTGCAACCTGCGCGCCGAGATGATTCAGTACGGCAGGCGCGTGCCCATTATCGCCAAGATAGAGCGCACGGCCGCGTTGGAATGCCTGGACGAAATCCTGACAGAGGCCGACGGCATCATGGTGGCACGCGGCGACCTCGGTCTTGAGCTTGATCTGGCCGAACTGCCCGCAGCCCAGAAGCGTATCATCAAGGCATGCAACAGGCTGGGCAAGCCGGTCATCGTGGCAACCCAGATGCTGCTTTCCATGGTCAACTCACCCATGGCGACCCGCGCCGAGACCACGGACGTGGCCAACGCCATTTTGGACGGTGCGGACTGCGTCATGCTCAGTGAAGAGACGGCTGTGGGACGGTATCCCGGCGAAGCGGTGAAGTTCATGCGTAAGATCGCTTACGAGATTGAGGCGTACATGGTTGAATCCGGCATGGTCAATATCTCTGTGGATGGCGTCAAGGAGCACCCGTCCACCTTCCTGGCCCACGCTGCGGCCATGCTGGCAGGCAAGACGGACGCCAAGGCCATCGTTTGTCATTCCACCTCTGGCGCGACGTCGCGCATCCTGTCATCCTGTCGTCCGGCACAGTCGATTTATGCCCTGAGTTCGGATTCCACAGTGCGGCACTTCACAAATCTCTCTTTGGGGGTTATTCCTGCCAAACCACTGGATGTAATCGATGACCATCAGGAACGGGCCGAAGTGTTCGTCCGGCAGTCTCCCGCCTTTGATGAGGGGGACATCGTCATCATCACGGCGGGTCAGCCCATCAAGGGCAAGTCCGTGACTCAGACGAACGTGGTCAAACTGTATGAAAAATTAAAGAAAGTAGCGAGTTAA
- a CDS encoding CBS domain-containing protein, with protein MMLRKRAWDMMRDEFPTVQEDASLAETIRVMREAMVEAPDSQVVVVLNKSGKLAGTINLWKLFKAVKKSVLKDENLLSNAGVDWDQQFANACLICTQMRLEDSLMKNPPILKPNDPILVVLDIFLKSRRDWALVMEGEKVMGVVYVTDVYREMTRDMVQIFK; from the coding sequence ATGATGCTCAGAAAACGCGCCTGGGACATGATGCGCGACGAATTCCCCACCGTTCAAGAAGACGCCAGCCTGGCCGAGACAATCCGGGTCATGCGCGAAGCCATGGTGGAAGCACCTGATTCCCAAGTCGTCGTTGTTTTGAACAAAAGCGGCAAACTGGCAGGCACAATAAATCTGTGGAAGCTGTTCAAGGCGGTCAAGAAGTCCGTACTCAAGGACGAAAATCTCCTGTCCAACGCCGGAGTTGACTGGGATCAGCAGTTCGCCAATGCCTGCCTCATCTGCACCCAGATGCGGCTGGAGGATTCACTCATGAAGAATCCCCCCATCCTCAAGCCCAACGACCCCATTCTGGTGGTCCTGGACATCTTCCTCAAATCCCGACGCGACTGGGCGCTGGTCATGGAAGGCGAAAAAGTCATGGGCGTGGTCTACGTCACGGACGTCTACAGAGAAATGACCCGCGACATGGTTCAGATCTTCAAATAG
- the rsmH gene encoding 16S rRNA (cytosine(1402)-N(4))-methyltransferase RsmH, with protein sequence MADTTINPADLHATVLLHEVVEWLRPKPGGRYMDGTLGMGGHSLQILKTAGDKAELLGLDRDEEALALARKRLVEFEDRIHLFHTPFSRFEEALDEIGWDLIDGAVLDLGVSSMQLDVAERGFSFIHDGPLDMRMDPDSTTSAEELVNTLKHGDLARIIRVYGEDPLAGKIASAILKAREKEAITRTLQLAEIVRLAYPPKMRHTARNHPATRTFQGLRIAVNRETEELEYYLKTIVGRLKPGARVAIISFHSLEDRAVKHAFRDAAKGCKCPPHQLHCTCGGRPEMKVLTKKPLMAGEAEREANPRARSAKLRVAEKLAPDGEEA encoded by the coding sequence ATGGCTGATACCACTATCAACCCGGCCGATCTACACGCAACAGTTCTTTTACATGAAGTGGTTGAGTGGCTGAGACCCAAACCAGGCGGTCGGTATATGGACGGCACGCTGGGCATGGGCGGTCACAGCCTGCAGATACTCAAAACTGCGGGAGACAAGGCCGAGCTTTTGGGGCTTGACCGAGATGAAGAGGCTTTGGCGCTGGCAAGGAAGCGCCTCGTGGAGTTCGAAGACAGGATTCACCTGTTCCACACCCCCTTCTCCCGGTTTGAGGAGGCTCTGGATGAAATCGGTTGGGATTTGATAGACGGCGCGGTCCTCGACCTCGGCGTCTCATCCATGCAGCTGGACGTTGCTGAAAGAGGATTCAGCTTCATCCATGACGGTCCGCTGGACATGCGCATGGACCCGGATTCCACCACTTCGGCCGAAGAATTGGTGAACACGCTGAAACACGGTGATCTGGCGCGGATCATCAGAGTCTACGGAGAAGATCCGTTGGCCGGAAAAATCGCGTCAGCGATATTGAAAGCACGGGAAAAGGAAGCAATCACGAGAACGCTTCAACTGGCCGAGATAGTGAGATTGGCCTACCCGCCCAAGATGCGGCACACAGCGCGGAATCATCCGGCGACCCGCACCTTCCAGGGGCTTCGTATCGCAGTCAACAGGGAAACTGAGGAACTTGAATATTACCTTAAAACCATTGTCGGACGCCTTAAACCCGGCGCCAGAGTAGCTATCATTTCGTTTCATTCCCTGGAGGACAGGGCCGTGAAACACGCATTTCGGGATGCCGCCAAGGGGTGCAAATGCCCCCCGCATCAACTCCACTGCACCTGCGGCGGCAGGCCTGAAATGAAAGTGCTGACGAAAAAGCCGCTCATGGCCGGTGAGGCTGAAAGGGAAGCGAACCCCCGCGCACGGAGTGCCAAGCTCAGAGTCGCGGAAAAACTCGCCCCAGACGGAGAAGAAGCATGA
- a CDS encoding DUF3108 domain-containing protein encodes MNKSILMALAILCIVVVTPVHAKESFPFGPGEQMRYEIHWTMFFAGYAQLKVKADTDMNGVPARYFWAKAKTAPWVDNFYKVRDVLEAWTNMDVTHSLRYKKDQNEGSYHKKVDLLFDTDNNQTKRWARGKLQHVIDQPDEVFDPMSILFAFRKQPLYVGMKFKSNVTDGKVSVVSEAVVEKKENVDTGIGDIEAYRVRLDIKHLSGVFKKSDDAELLVWFSADERRIPVKVRSKVAVGHFTMKLIEYKPPRT; translated from the coding sequence ATGAACAAATCAATACTGATGGCGCTTGCCATTCTCTGCATCGTTGTTGTGACGCCTGTCCATGCCAAGGAAAGCTTTCCCTTCGGACCGGGCGAACAAATGAGATATGAAATTCATTGGACCATGTTTTTCGCCGGATATGCGCAGCTCAAGGTCAAGGCGGACACTGATATGAACGGTGTGCCTGCGCGCTACTTCTGGGCCAAGGCCAAGACCGCGCCATGGGTGGATAATTTCTACAAGGTCCGGGATGTTCTTGAGGCATGGACCAACATGGATGTCACACACTCTCTGCGGTACAAGAAAGATCAGAATGAAGGGTCGTACCACAAGAAGGTCGATCTGCTTTTTGATACGGACAACAATCAGACCAAGCGATGGGCGCGGGGCAAGTTGCAGCATGTCATCGACCAGCCCGATGAAGTGTTCGATCCCATGTCCATCCTGTTCGCATTTCGCAAGCAACCGCTGTATGTGGGCATGAAGTTCAAGTCCAACGTGACCGATGGCAAGGTCTCCGTGGTGAGCGAAGCCGTTGTCGAGAAAAAGGAAAATGTGGATACCGGCATAGGCGACATTGAAGCGTACAGGGTGCGCCTCGACATCAAGCATCTTTCCGGCGTGTTCAAGAAGAGCGATGACGCCGAGCTGCTTGTCTGGTTTTCGGCAGACGAACGGCGCATTCCGGTCAAGGTCCGTTCAAAGGTTGCGGTGGGTCATTTCACCATGAAGCTGATCGAATACAAGCCGCCGCGCACCTAG
- a CDS encoding UDP-N-acetylmuramoyl-tripeptide--D-alanyl-D-alanine ligase, producing MILTLADAARCFGALAEEGYDKTVINSVQTDSRTVTKDDLFVCISGDNYDGHEFAAQAAKSGAAAIIASRMLDDVDAPVIMVRDTLKALGKLAACWRDMCGARLVAVTGTAGKTTVKEMLYAVCSQKFSVAKNYRNFNNQIGLPMSMLKATDEQELWIMELGISHQGDMEELAPVASPDIAVITNVGPGHLEGLGDEAGVAQAKTVLLKYLRQSGSAIISRDYPLLWDAAREIVDAPTAFSTQGHRDTSYVASFLGGAEVEGWGRFDLRTPEGEGELIAPFCGEHYAENLACVAAVAHELGLSREDVINGLKTLEADTQRFCCKVGGDVTVIDDTYNANPLSMRRSIATARELAGDTPLVLVLADMRELGRETVMRHEELGTIIREAAPSAVFYKGDHRQDVAKGYGGDITQLTTPDEFITRWNELGIDRGVVLVKGSRSLKMEEYANILCRKVKAGMQGDNQ from the coding sequence GTGATTCTGACCCTGGCTGACGCAGCACGGTGCTTTGGCGCCCTGGCCGAAGAAGGCTACGACAAGACCGTCATCAACTCGGTGCAAACCGACTCGCGCACCGTGACCAAAGACGATCTCTTCGTCTGCATCAGCGGCGACAACTACGACGGGCATGAATTTGCTGCACAGGCCGCCAAATCCGGCGCTGCCGCCATCATCGCATCCCGCATGCTGGACGATGTGGACGCCCCTGTCATCATGGTCAGGGACACCCTCAAGGCGCTGGGCAAGCTTGCCGCCTGCTGGCGGGACATGTGCGGGGCCAGACTCGTCGCCGTCACCGGCACGGCCGGCAAGACCACGGTCAAGGAGATGCTCTACGCCGTGTGTTCGCAAAAGTTCAGCGTTGCCAAGAACTATCGCAATTTCAACAATCAGATCGGACTGCCCATGTCCATGCTCAAGGCCACCGACGAACAGGAACTGTGGATCATGGAGCTGGGCATTTCACATCAGGGCGACATGGAAGAGCTGGCCCCGGTTGCCAGCCCGGACATCGCCGTGATCACCAACGTGGGCCCCGGTCATCTGGAAGGACTCGGCGACGAGGCAGGCGTGGCACAGGCCAAGACCGTTCTGCTCAAATATCTGCGCCAGTCCGGTTCGGCCATCATCAGTCGGGATTACCCGCTGCTCTGGGACGCGGCCCGCGAAATCGTGGACGCCCCCACAGCATTCTCAACTCAAGGTCATCGTGACACCTCCTATGTTGCCTCGTTCCTCGGCGGGGCCGAAGTCGAAGGGTGGGGACGCTTCGACCTTCGGACCCCCGAGGGCGAGGGTGAACTGATCGCTCCGTTCTGCGGCGAACACTACGCCGAGAACCTGGCCTGCGTGGCCGCGGTCGCCCATGAACTGGGCCTGAGCCGGGAGGATGTCATCAACGGTTTGAAGACGCTCGAAGCGGACACCCAGCGGTTCTGCTGCAAGGTAGGCGGAGACGTCACGGTCATCGACGACACGTACAATGCCAACCCGCTGTCCATGCGTCGCTCCATTGCCACGGCACGGGAGCTGGCAGGCGACACGCCGCTGGTCCTCGTGCTGGCCGACATGCGCGAACTGGGACGTGAGACCGTCATGCGCCATGAAGAGCTGGGGACGATCATCAGGGAAGCGGCACCCTCTGCGGTGTTCTACAAAGGTGACCACCGACAGGATGTCGCAAAGGGGTATGGCGGAGACATCACGCAGCTGACCACCCCCGATGAATTCATAACCCGGTGGAACGAACTGGGGATCGACCGGGGCGTGGTCCTGGTCAAGGGGTCGCGTTCACTGAAGATGGAAGAATACGCCAACATCCTTTGTCGTAAGGTCAAAGCGGGAATGCAAGGAGACAACCAGTGA